In a single window of the Sulfurimonas crateris genome:
- a CDS encoding type II secretion system protein GspD, whose translation MKKNLLLIVCLAVFLPLFLKADENLKSIKLVDFVQLVSTNNNINIFVDEELKKENISLFVPQNLPTHNLFFIFKNSMQKLGYTVSLYDDIYYLTKDEKQLFTYFVKLKYNSFENVSKYLTFKKIEFQYIDTINSFLIFSESDNVNIILNDINRIDTQKKQVTLKFTIIEINEDDLKEQGFQSSTTYQTADESYRSVLNTFVLPFQSTNPVFMRSTFYTALKLFNEFKFFKISQNPYILVQDSKNFNFQAVNTIPYQTSRTLTEATNTSEQTSIEYKDVGLKIIGKTLIYDDYINLDLDLIIEDILSTSNNIPTTYKRQLKSNSNLQYGEVLILSGINQTKINKTEFSIPFISNIPYLGELFKYKSESDVKSNISIAIEVIK comes from the coding sequence ATTTCTTCCCCTGTTCCTCAAAGCAGATGAGAATCTAAAAAGCATTAAACTCGTTGATTTTGTGCAGCTTGTGTCTACAAATAATAATATAAATATATTTGTAGATGAAGAGCTTAAAAAAGAGAATATCTCTCTGTTTGTTCCTCAAAACTTGCCTACGCATAATCTCTTTTTTATATTTAAAAATTCTATGCAAAAGCTCGGTTATACAGTAAGTTTGTATGATGATATTTATTATCTTACCAAAGACGAAAAACAACTATTTACATACTTTGTAAAGTTGAAATACAATAGTTTTGAAAATGTATCTAAGTATTTGACATTTAAAAAGATTGAGTTTCAATATATAGATACTATAAATAGCTTTTTGATTTTTAGTGAATCTGATAATGTCAATATCATACTTAATGACATAAATCGGATTGATACTCAAAAAAAGCAGGTCACTCTTAAATTTACAATTATAGAGATAAACGAAGATGATCTAAAAGAGCAAGGTTTTCAATCTTCTACTACTTACCAAACAGCAGATGAATCATATAGAAGCGTTTTAAACACGTTTGTTCTTCCTTTTCAGAGTACTAATCCTGTCTTTATGCGGTCCACTTTCTATACTGCTCTAAAGCTCTTCAATGAGTTTAAATTTTTTAAAATTTCCCAGAACCCATACATTTTGGTTCAAGATAGTAAAAACTTTAATTTTCAAGCAGTCAATACAATACCATACCAAACAAGCAGAACATTAACAGAAGCCACGAATACATCAGAACAGACAAGTATAGAATACAAAGATGTCGGATTGAAGATCATAGGCAAAACTTTAATTTATGATGATTATATAAATCTTGATCTCGATCTTATTATAGAAGATATATTAAGCACTTCAAATAATATTCCTACGACTTATAAGCGGCAATTAAAATCAAACTCTAATCTTCAATATGGAGAGGTTCTTATCTTAAGCGGTATCAATCAAACCAAAATAAATAAAACAGAGTTTTCTATACCGTTTATAAGCAATATTCCATATCTTGGAGAGTTGTTTAAATATAAGAGTGAATCAGATGTTAAATCAAATATATCTATCGCTATAGAGGTCATAAAATGA